A DNA window from Methanobacterium petrolearium contains the following coding sequences:
- a CDS encoding DUF1616 domain-containing protein: protein MKGTSSKDLLLIFVLSSIIAIFTSTQPFNIFILDIFLFILIIVLSGYSLMSLIYPEEDSTGLLRKPFLITMFSMFLVILISLMLKISPLGLHFRDLTWFISIITALVAVTAYMMRIKHFRPKIEESAEELIPLKSHKLWDKNLIIYILLSLLMIITVLVPPLNKTPVWMVPGSLFVCLIPGYLLLAVMFPKNDDLELIERLALSFGSSLILTSIIGLIFNYTRWGIHLELILIVLAIFSLLLCFITVLKMRKLPVNRRIRVPKLDKTLGIFLIICILLTIGTAAYTLINSEDFNTNGSATNATSFYIKDLDSNAGGYTLNLVSGEQTSLTMVLVNQEGSTVNYSIVVRTNNSILKQENVSLEHNQKMEIPVDLTAGIPGERNIEFLLYKLPDQNPYQTRIVKLNVS from the coding sequence TTTCTATTCATATTGATAATTGTACTTTCAGGATATTCATTGATGTCTTTAATTTATCCTGAAGAAGATTCTACTGGTCTTTTAAGAAAACCATTTTTAATTACAATGTTTAGTATGTTCCTAGTTATTTTAATCAGTCTGATGCTGAAAATTTCACCATTGGGCTTGCATTTTAGAGATTTAACATGGTTTATATCGATAATTACTGCATTAGTCGCGGTTACGGCTTATATGATGAGGATAAAGCATTTTAGGCCGAAAATAGAAGAATCTGCCGAAGAATTAATTCCTTTAAAATCACATAAGTTATGGGATAAAAATCTGATAATTTACATTCTACTGAGTTTGCTGATGATAATTACTGTTTTAGTTCCTCCTTTAAATAAAACACCTGTCTGGATGGTTCCAGGTAGTCTTTTTGTATGTTTAATACCAGGGTACTTGTTACTGGCAGTGATGTTTCCTAAAAATGACGATCTGGAATTAATTGAACGTTTAGCACTGAGTTTCGGTTCAAGTTTGATTTTAACTTCCATAATTGGTTTAATCTTTAATTATACCCGATGGGGCATTCATTTAGAACTCATACTCATTGTTTTAGCTATTTTCAGTCTATTGTTATGTTTCATAACCGTTTTAAAAATGAGAAAATTACCGGTGAACAGAAGAATCCGTGTTCCCAAACTGGATAAAACGCTGGGTATATTCCTTATTATCTGTATTCTCCTGACCATTGGCACTGCTGCTTACACCTTAATAAATTCGGAAGATTTTAACACCAATGGCAGTGCAACAAATGCCACTAGCTTTTATATCAAAGATCTGGATTCAAATGCTGGTGGTTATACTCTCAACCTTGTCTCCGGAGAACAAACTAGTTTAACCATGGTCTTGGTGAACCAAGAAGGATCCACAGTTAACTACAGCATAGTGGTGAGAACAAATAACTCCATCCTAAAACAGGAAAACGTTTCCCTTGAACATAATCAAAAAATGGAAATTCCAGTTGATCTCACAGCAGGAATACCCGGGGAAAGGAACATAGAATTCCTTCTTTACAAGCTTCCTGACCAGAACCCCTATCAAACACGAATTGTGAAGCTTAATGTGAGCTGA